ATAAATACAACAACCCGAGAGTACCAGTCACTCAAACGTCTTCAGACagccaaaaataaataaactcacGGGTCACAATCTTACAAAACAATAAAGCTCTTCCatgaaaataaaaaacacaaaaaaatctTGATGACAGATCAGAGCCACTGTTTGATGTTTGTGACCGAGGGGGCACCACTCACCCTCCACAGGCCACGGGTTCCCTCTGTCTGGTAGATGTTTATGAAGTTGGACATCATGCTGCCTTGTAAAAGACTGCCCTGGGCCTGCATGCGGATCTGAACACAATATAGAAAATCAGGGCCTGCGTTCAGCAGGGCAAAACATTGTGAGACGTTCAGATTATGAGATGCCtcaaacatgcctctctgacacAAAAAGGAGTCACGTCAGTTCTATTCATGACATTACTATCTGCAATGTCCAGTATCTATCTTTCTGCAATCTACACGTTTTCACCTTGACAACATCAGTGGGGTTGgccagagaggaggacaggactcCAGACACCACTCCACAGAACACATTGATCACCATAGTCTCATCTGTCAGGGAAAAGAACAGACAGCCAGTTACTCCTCCacatcaaaacacacacaaagacagagagaaattCTAGAGGTAGGTGCAACGTAAAACAAGTGGCTATAATTCTGAACAAGAGACTTTCAAATGATCATTTAGAGGGGAACATGAAATCTAAAAGGTCGACAAACATGCAGTAATCAACTCCAGACAGAAAGTCTTGAGAATTAGAAAGCATACAGAAAGCCATTAACCTATTCATTACAGCATAATAAGTCAAAGAATGACTACTAACTAGAACCCTCTGCAATTTGGATTTGTCACCATTCAAAACATACTACTAtaatattgttattgtattgaaaTTGCACCCTGCCCCTCTTACAGCACACAGTTTGAAATGGAATGGGGACTATGATTTATTTATTAGTGATTATGACAGTTTGGGTTAAGACAAGAAACAATTATCATTATAAGTCACCAGGTAAACAAAACAAATCTACAGTGgaagtaagagagacagaggagaaggaaagaaatgATGGATTAAGTTTAGATCAATAGTTAGAGTGAAACCTTGATCAATGTGATCAAGAGTTAGTGTGGTCCTGGTGCCGTTAATTATGGCAGGAGAACGGGCACTGGATCCCCCCGCCCAACCACCACACCAGGCAAACCACAGCCTGTACCAAAAATAAGCATTCAAAACACATTCGCACAacctggcagagtgaggcataCAGAGTGAAGAAGCACAACAGCAGCAGAGGAGATGTCTTCTCTTCACAACACAATCACAGATAACGCAGTCCCCATTCCAGTGATTCATTTGAGCCGGATCCTGCCGGAACAGGATCCGGCACCTCTCCGTTTTAGACTATTTCTTTCCAGAACCTATTTGGCCGGATCCAGTACCTCTCGTGGTATGAAAAATAATTGACACTTTTTGCAATataaaaattcaaataaaaatgttcaaagaATGAAtaactgctgtctgttcagaaagaaATGAAATAATTCAGAATAGCCTACTATACAATGAGAAGCCCTATAATTTTGCCACATAGGACCAAtagcttctttaaaaaatatTGCCTAGCTGTCTGTCGATTGTGTGTAGCCTAATAACAAGGCATAGCCTGATCAGGAACGCACGGCAAATGTGACAGTGAATAGCATGCATACAAATAAGGGCTTTCCAAAAACATTTCATATACAATTGCGGAATAACACAGGTTGGAAAGTAAATGGCTCCTGCTGAACAGACAAGACTAATCTGTCTGCTGTAGACTACCAAAACATCTGATCAACTTCCAAATAGTGTTTTACAAAGTAGTATAACAGACACAGGGTTTAGGCTTTTGGCACGAACACATTGGCCATCACCGGCAAGTGAGCTGCACATCATTGGGTGAGCATGGAAAATCCTTAAGTCTCAGATAAATCAGTGTGTCAACCCCTCTACTAACTAGGTAATCTCTTCTCAAACTCCATTTGGTTCCGTTTCTCTGTCTACTGCAGGTTCAAATAATCCTGTAATTGTTTGTGCAGTAAATACTCAGTCTCTCAGTAGAGATTGCTTCCTGTGATATGGGAATACATGTTGGCGCCGGTTAATGTAATGCAAACCTATTAATAGACAACTGATGAGATTTGTTCCCTGTTGCAATGGAGGCTCCCAGTCTCCTGTTTATATTGGGCATTAGTGACGGCAGTTAGGCACTCTCGGTCTGTGTTTTCAGACATCTGCGTCAATGCAGGTTGTCCAGACAGGTATTTAACATGTTATCCCAAACTGTTATTTTTGCTGATGACAGTATGAGAAAACGCCCTATAAGCTCTACTGGAAAGCCTAGAGACATAACAAAAAACACTGATCTTCAGAAGAAGCAACGCAATGGCCCATTTCAAAATTACAGGCTTTATTTAAACCCCTGttgattgtttgtgtgtgcaaattaacAGTATGGTGAAGTCACAAGTACTGACTGCTGTCCCCTCTACCCTTTCAGGTTGGCCAGCTAACCTCTTCCCTCCAAACTCATGGCTGTAAAAGGGTGACTTTATTGTCCTGCCCTGGTATGACTGTTGTTAAGGTCAGTCCGTTACATGAATTTGGCTGGGACATACAGTTCAGTACTCATACAAAAGGGTCGCCAGATTTCATGTGCATGTCGGAGATCCTTGACATTATAAACAACTGAAGTTAAAtaattctgagggcaaaagtagATGCCACAAGATACGACCAAACCTCACGTGTGACCCACAACCACCACCCCACACAGTCACTCTCTAATTACTACTTACTACTGACTTCTTGTCATTGATGATGCTTCCAGATTTATGCCCGGTTTTTATACAACATGCCTAAAAGTCTATACAGTTGTAGAAGGCACCAGGCAAACAGAAGAGAGTACCTTATTACAAAATAATGCCATTGCCTATGACAGCACTAATGTATGCAATGCATTGTTGCTTACATCAGCTGTCAGGTGTCATAGATGGATGTTTAGGGCAAAAacaatcattaaaaaaaatgaaagagCAAACAGAGAAAATGATGCGAGATAGAAAGCAGTGGGGAGTCATTGAAACCCACCTTCCGGATGGGTCACAAATAACCTCTTGAGTGTGTTGTAGGTCCCGATCTTGATGGTCCCGTAGGAGGCTTGCCTCAGGAGAGCTGGGGAGATCCtgcacagagaaagacaggagtcATTTCGGGGAGTGTCAATTTTATGAACAAGTGAAGAGCTTTTTGACTAACGTTCACACCCCATTACTTTTCCATCAGGACTGTCAAGACATTGGCAGACATTTGTATTTTGCCTGGGAAGCTTGGTTCCCTGCAACTCTCTTGTAAATTGAGTTAACGACTATTGCTGTTATCACATTGGTCACTCCGATCTCAGATTGTTTCTAGACTAACAGGTATTTCAAAGGCTGTCCCCTGATCAAAACCACAGCCAAGAAGAGCGTTTCCCCCCCAGGGAAAGCACCTGCCCACTTTCCCTGTAAAAAGTCACGCTCTCACATACAAGACCAGACTCCATTTCAGTAGCTCAGAGGTCAATAGTTGAGAATGAGAGAAGGTTCTATTAGAGTGGCTTGAGGTTAATGGATAGTGGAGCAGGTTTATATGATAATGATCTAACTAAGAAGAAAAATATTCTGTTCAATTGCGTGTTCTACAAGGGTAGAAATGAGTCTCTTGGACACTGTGTATGCTTGCAAATTAAACATTTGTTGAAAAGTGCACCCGTTAGATTTAGATTTTCATATCGTCATACCGTCCTTCTCTCATACCGGGATATACGGTATTACCGTCTTAGTACACAAGGGGgcattaggaaatgtagctggctataTTCTTTCTATTATAGACATTAGAAATATGATTGCCATGCATTGTTTACTGCAAAAAAATACATTGCTTTTTCACTGTAAAGCTAATTTAGGCCTATGTACAAGGCTGCCAGCCAAATAGcccttctgttgtcatctgatgaaaacgAAGCTATTTTCTGCCGAATGTGTTACACTAATACGTTTTCTGTGAAGAAAAACTACATTTGCACATCCCTGATCATGCTACTGTTTTTTTGTTAAAACATTAACTTTCAATAAAAAACACACCCCgtcaatacacagctggacaCCAGCTCCCGCTTTCTCACGTTATGCTATTTACATACAAACACGTGACtgtcaactgttctggggaaccacgtcaagcttcataatgtaaaataatgtgacaggtaaaATGAAGATTCCGATTTGATTTATGTCCTAAAGTACTGCACAAGTTGattgcaggtatttacttaaaacaAAGCTACAACTATTAAATCTATTGACAAAATTTGCCCCGGGCAAAAGGGAAACCCTTAATGTCAATCCCTGCCCAAACGGGAATATGTTCTACTATAGCACACCATATCAAATACTGTAatatgttgtttttttccccccatgtGTATAGGCTAACATGTGTAAACCATATTATTTTTGGTCACCCAGAGTACAGTGCCTTGATGCCCTCCTCCTTGCCGATCTTAAACAGGGCGTGGAACATGCCCCGGTAGCGCACCTCCATGTACTGGGACTGGCCCTGCACCTGCAGCCGCGTCTTAGTCAGGTCTATGGGGAACGTACCTGGGGGGAGAACAACCAACAACATCATGACAACATTGTTTAGTTCAGAGATCACTGGTAGTATTTAAATGAAATGACAAAGTGACCCCTCAGTAACTAAGATCAGGTATCTCACTGCAATGAGGTGGACTAACAATGCAGTGAATGCAATGCAAATCAATGTGATTGCTTTCAGCAAGTAGGTGTTGCATTGTTTAGCTTTTTTCTAAGGAGGTGTAATATAATTTATGTTAGTTTATCTAAGAGGTTACACAAGTAAATATAGAATTGCTTGGGGTTGCACACAATTGCGTCTCTGTAGATCTACTCCAATGAAGCACCATCATTAATAATTGTATGTAGCATCCATAATACAGGGCCATCGCCATCAGTCAAGAAGAAAGACTGCTGCAAATCTCTGAGTGCTTCTCAATGCAGCTAAACATGAGTCTTAAATGTGTGTGGGAATAGAATAATGAAAAAAATGCATGATTAAAATAAATTAGTCTGAACAGGTTTTGGTGCATCACGTACCGAATTCTGCGACAATCGAAGCCATCCCTCCGTAGATGAACGGTTTCCAGTTCAGGTTGGCCATTTCGGTGGTGGCCGCTTCTACCTGATCGAGCCCCGCTAAAAACAACAGGCCACCgagatacaaataaataaattgttgTAATCGTACATCATTTAACATTGTGCTACCTGATCTAATTACTCTACGAGATCTCATAAAATCAGCGTCACAGAATATTGCACCGGAAAGGATACCCTCTAGTCAAATATTCATGAAAGAGCCATCGCAAATGTTGGGAATTTCTATTGGCTGCAATTTAAGTCAATCGAATTTTATAGCATTTCAATTGGCTTTAGTTGCTACATTCCCCGCCCGCACCACTGTGTGTAATGTTAACGTGAGTGACAGCAATGTCGTTCAGTATTTTCACCCCGAGATGACCCAATGTCATGTTATTATCTGATTATTACGCTAGCACCAGTTAACACTTAAAAAATATAGAGGTGAGTCCCCGTCATCTGAAATGTCAGTCAACTCAACGGAATTTTGTGAATCTGTTGGCCTGAGCCTGCCGGCAGCGCCGCATGTTAGCATTATTCAAACAAacaaccagctagctagctagctaacgttaacagtTCTATAAATAATTAGAAAACCCTCAACAAAGCGCAGAACCATATAATGACACCTACCTGTAATGTGAATAAAAGTCGTGCtctgttattttatttttgatcTCATATCTTCGACGTCAAGTGGGTTaactcaataaaaataaaaacatcacaAAAGTTATCTGGCTAAGTAGCTTTCCATTTCTTGTGCACTTGCGCCGAAACAGGAACTGAGGCACCGGAAGTTTCTTCTTTTCCGTGGGGTTTATCGGCAGTTGGCATCTAACGTTACGGTGCATTCCCGCCGCTTACTGTATTGGAGTGTGggccagagacagggagaaactaAATCCTACCTGCCAGCCCCGTTTCTCTTAAAAAAGGATCACAattacaggaggttggtggcaccttaattggggagaacaggctcgtggtaatgactggagtagAATAAATGGAATTCAATTTGctcctttccagccattattatgagttgtCTTCCTCTGCAGCCTCCACTGAATCTACTCAATATACTCTTTAAACTAATTTActgtatccccttctccctcatactAGATCTCGAaaaccttgccaaggctttcgactctgtcaatcaccatattcttatcccggtttttcggatgactgccttgcctggttcaccaattactttgcagacagagttcagtgtgtcaaatcggagggcatgctgtccggtcctctggcagtctctatgggggtgccacagggttcaattctcgggccgactcttttctctgtatatatcaatgacgttgctcttgctgcgggcgattccctgatccacctctacgcagacgacaccattctatatactttcggcccgtcattggacactgtgctatctaacctccaaacaagcttcaatgccatacaacactccttccgatgcctccaactgctcttaaacgctagtaaaaccaaatgcatgcttttcaaccgatcgctgcctgcacccgcatgcccgactagcatcaccaccctggatggttccgaccttgaatatgtggacatctataagtacctaggtgtctggctagactgcaaactctccttccagactcatatcaaacatctccaatcgaaaatcaaatcaagagtcggctttctattccgcaacaaagcctccttcactcacgccgccaagcttaccctagtaaaactgactatccttccgatcctcgacttcggcgatgtcatctacaaaatggcttccaacactctactcagcaaactggatgcagtctatcacagtgccatccgttttgccactaaagcaccttataccacccaccactgcgacctgtatgctctggtcggctggccctcgttacatattcgtcgccagacacactggctccaggtcatctacaagtccatgctaggtaaagctccgccttatctcagttcactggtcacgatggcaacacccatccgtagcacgctctccagcaggtgtatctcactgatcatccctaaagccaacacctcatttggccgcctttcgttccagtactctgctgcctgtgactggaacgaattgcaaaaatcgctgaagttggagacttttatctccctcaccaacttcaaacatcagctatctgagcagctaaccgatcgctgctgctgtacatagtctattggtaaatagcccacccattttcacctacctcatccccatactgtttttatttatttacttgctcttttgcacaccaatatctctacctgtacatgaccatctgatcatttatcactccagtgttaatctgcaaaattgtaattattcgcctacctcctcatgccttttgcacacattgtatatagactcccccctttgttttctactgtgttattgacttgttaattgtttattccatgtgtaactctgtgttgtctgctcacactgctatgctttatcttggccaggtcgcagttgcaaatgagaacttgttctcaactggcctacctggttaaataaaggtgaaataaaaaaaattaaaaaaaatctcaGCCAATATCTTTCCCTCTCATATTGCCCACACTGTATACATGCTCCACTGCCTTTGTTTCCTGGCAATAATCACACTTTCCTGTTGGATGCTTTCCTATCACATTCAAAGTCTTATtcaactggctgtgtcccacacTTAATCTTGTAACaatagcctcctctcttctgcccCTTCCTGACTTTCCTCTGTACTTGAAATAAatgcctgcccttagtatctctagtccactgctcctgccatctctgcaccatcactgtccatatcaagCTCGTTGCCTCTGCCTTGCTCATTGAAACTACAACATCAACATCCCCACTACTAAGTGCTTGTTTAGTCAGTACATCAACTTACCACACCACATTCCTGCATTACAAATGCTGACCCAGTACGTCCTGCCCTTGGATCTTTTGACCTGTGTAAATTATCTGTGCAAATGGCCACAAAATCCTGATACACAGTATCCAGACGTCTATTAAACAAACCAGAcggatcaacaccctccc
Above is a window of Oncorhynchus tshawytscha isolate Ot180627B linkage group LG30, Otsh_v2.0, whole genome shotgun sequence DNA encoding:
- the LOC112228620 gene encoding brain mitochondrial carrier protein 1 encodes the protein MANLNWKPFIYGGMASIVAEFGTFPIDLTKTRLQVQGQSQYMEVRYRGMFHALFKIGKEEGIKALYSGISPALLRQASYGTIKIGTYNTLKRLFVTHPEDETMVINVFCGVVSGVLSSSLANPTDVVKIRMQAQGSLLQGSMMSNFINIYQTEGTRGLWRGVIPTAQRAAIVVGVELPVYDITKKHLIKSGTMGDTILTHFISSFTCGLAGALASNPVDVVRTRMMNQRVLSGNPMYKGTLDGLMQTWKNEGFFALYKGFWPNWLRLGPWNIIFFITFEQLKKLPL